The following are encoded in a window of Magnolia sinica isolate HGM2019 chromosome 11, MsV1, whole genome shotgun sequence genomic DNA:
- the LOC131218254 gene encoding agamous-like MADS-box protein AGL62, with product MLRKPSMGRQKIEIKRIENEDARQVCFSKRRAGLFKKASELCILCGAEIAIIVFSPAGKAFSFGHPGVDSLIERFMPHDTPPLALSNISDVAHRGATVRDLNRQCTELLGQVEGQKKKRESLDQVIKAARSQSWWDAPIEQLGLIELEQLRGSMEDLRMKVVKRADELLVQSSSSTAGSFLAMNSVGAVDPFVGKTADGQRSFPHGLGLGRGLF from the coding sequence ATGTTGAGGAAACCTAGTATGGGCCGTCAGAAGATAGAAATCAAGAGAATCGAGAACGAGGATGCACGTCAGGTCTGTTTCTCGAAGAGGCGAGCCGGTTTATTCAAGAAAGCCAGCGAGCTTTGTATCCTCTGCGGTGCTGAGATTGCAATCATAGTCTTCTCTCCAGCTGGTAAGGCCTTCTCATTCGGCCACCCTGGGGTTGATTCTCTGATCGAACGGTTCATGCCACATGACACACCACCACTAGCACTTTCCAATATTTCTGACGTGGCCCACCGTGGCGCCACAGTCCGTGATCTCAACCGTCAATGTACTGAGCTGCTCGGCCAAGTTGAAGGACAGAAGAAGAAGCGTGAGTCGCTTGATCAAGTGATAAAGGCCGCACGATCACAGTCGTGGTGGGATGCACCGATCGAGCAGCTGGGGTTGATTGAACTAGAGCAATTGAGAGGGTCTATGGAGGATCTAAGGATGAAGGTGGTGAAGCGTGCTGATGAGCTCTTGGTGCAGTCATCATCGTCAACGGCTGGGTCGTTCTTGGCCATGAATTCCGTTGGAGCAGTCGATCCTTTTGTCGGCAAAACAGCCGACGGTCAGCGTAGTTTTCCTCATGGCCTTGGATTGGGACGTGGATTATtttga